The following proteins come from a genomic window of Methanocella conradii HZ254:
- the hypE gene encoding hydrogenase expression/formation protein HypE — MEKLAAVQKMPEKVSLIHGAGGEMMQSLISGVFAAIRNNNAGGIGLEALDDGAAIPFGDQYIVLTTDNHVIKPIFFPGGDIGRLSISGTVNDLAMMGARPIALTNGVVIPEGFPIEDLRRIVRSVDETLEEAGCALVTGDTKVLPKEALDSIIINTAGIGITDNPIRDCGLKPGNKIIVTGTIGDHGIAIIAHREGFKFGSELRSDVAPIWKTVEAALDAGGVTAMKDPTRGGVASVLNEMARKSGVKIVVREESLPIRQDVRAAADMLGIDPLEVANEGKAVIGVEADRAEAVLEAIRKTRYGRDAVIIGSVEEGSGVIMKTRIGGQRFIEPPLGDPVPRVC, encoded by the coding sequence ATGGAAAAGTTGGCTGCCGTTCAAAAGATGCCGGAGAAGGTGAGCCTTATCCATGGCGCGGGCGGCGAGATGATGCAGTCGCTCATCAGCGGGGTGTTCGCCGCCATCAGGAATAACAATGCGGGCGGCATAGGCCTGGAGGCGCTGGACGACGGCGCCGCTATACCCTTCGGCGATCAATACATAGTGCTCACAACTGATAACCACGTCATTAAGCCTATTTTCTTCCCTGGCGGCGACATAGGCCGCCTATCCATATCGGGTACCGTGAATGACCTGGCCATGATGGGCGCCAGGCCGATAGCGCTAACTAATGGCGTGGTCATACCCGAGGGCTTCCCCATCGAGGATTTGCGCAGGATAGTCAGGTCGGTGGATGAGACGCTGGAAGAGGCTGGCTGCGCCCTCGTCACCGGCGATACCAAGGTGCTGCCAAAAGAGGCGCTGGACAGCATCATAATCAACACGGCCGGCATAGGCATCACCGATAACCCGATAAGGGATTGTGGCCTTAAGCCAGGGAATAAGATAATCGTCACGGGCACAATCGGAGACCATGGGATAGCCATCATCGCGCACCGTGAGGGGTTCAAGTTCGGCTCCGAGCTGAGGTCTGACGTGGCCCCTATATGGAAGACCGTAGAGGCCGCGCTCGATGCGGGCGGCGTCACCGCCATGAAGGACCCTACGAGGGGTGGGGTTGCCAGCGTCTTGAACGAGATGGCGAGGAAGAGCGGCGTTAAGATAGTCGTCCGTGAGGAGTCGTTGCCCATAAGGCAGGACGTCAGGGCGGCCGCCGACATGCTGGGCATCGATCCGCTTGAAGTGGCTAACGAGGGCAAGGCCGTCATCGGCGTGGAGGCCGACCGGGCTGAGGCGGTGCTCGAGGCAATACGTAAGACGAGGTATGGGAGAGACGCTGTCATCATCGGTAGCGTTGAAGAGGGCAGCGGCGTCATCATGAAGACCCGTATCGGCGGGCAGCGCTTCATCGAGCCCCCGCTTGGCGACCCGGTCCCCCGCGTTTGTTAA
- the hypA gene encoding hydrogenase maturation nickel metallochaperone HypA produces the protein MHELSIATDLVNTALRTAMDNNAKRVISVTVEAGELAMVNPEQLEFMYDILVEDNMLKGSKLKIETVPAAGECTYCGYKGPIEDRFACSCPKCGLTLKIIAGRDICLKNMELEI, from the coding sequence ATGCATGAGCTGAGCATCGCCACCGACCTGGTTAATACGGCCCTCAGGACGGCCATGGACAATAACGCCAAGAGGGTGATCAGCGTTACGGTAGAGGCTGGCGAGCTTGCCATGGTCAACCCCGAGCAGCTCGAGTTCATGTATGACATCCTGGTAGAGGACAACATGCTTAAGGGGTCGAAGCTTAAGATCGAGACCGTGCCCGCCGCCGGAGAGTGCACCTATTGTGGCTATAAGGGCCCGATAGAGGACCGGTTTGCGTGCTCCTGCCCGAAGTGCGGGCTGACGCTGAAGATCATAGCGGGCAGGGATATCTGCCTAAAAAATATGGAGCTTGAGATATAA
- a CDS encoding HypC/HybG/HupF family hydrogenase formation chaperone, with translation MCLAVLAQLKEIKGNVAVADFGGLTQEIRLDLLEEPRVDDWVLVHTGFAIQVVDEKEALEMKKVLDEVAAINEGMDNA, from the coding sequence ATGTGTCTCGCGGTCCTTGCTCAGCTTAAGGAGATAAAGGGAAACGTCGCGGTGGCCGACTTCGGGGGACTGACCCAGGAGATACGGCTTGACTTGCTTGAAGAGCCCAGGGTCGACGACTGGGTGCTAGTTCACACCGGGTTCGCCATCCAGGTGGTAGACGAAAAAGAGGCGCTGGAGATGAAAAAGGTCCTCGACGAAGTGGCGGCGATTAACGAGGGCATGGATAATGCATGA